A stretch of DNA from Pseudonocardia hierapolitana:
CCGTGACGCGACGGCGCGTGCTCCTGTCCGCGACCGGCGCCGTCGCGGTCGTGCTCTTCGTGCTGGCCGTCGCGCTGGGCCCGGTCAGCGTCCCGCCGGTGGACACGCTGCGGGTGCTCACCGGTGCCAGCCCGTCGGACCCGCGGTGGAGCGTGCTGATCGGCACCGTCCGGTTCCCGCGGGCGGTCACCGCCGCGCTGGCCGGGGCCGCGCTCGGGGTGGCGGGCGCGCTGGTGCAGACGCTCTTCCGCAACCCCCTCGCCGACCCGTACGTGCTCGGCGTGAGCTCCGGTGCCGGGCTGGGGGTCGCGCTGTCGCTCGCCGCCGTCGGTGGCTCGGCCGGCGCGTCGTTCGCCGAGGGCCTCGCGGGCGTGGGCCGGTTGGGCGCGGTGGGGGCCGCCGCGGTGGGCGCGGCGGCGGTGCTGGGCCTCGTGCTCCTGCTGGCGCGCTGGGTCCGATCGGTGGTGACGCTGCTGGTCGTGGGCGTGATGGTGGGCGCCGCGACCACTGCCGTCGTCAGCCTCGTGCTCGCGTGGAGCGACCCGCGGATCGCCCAGCAGTTCGTCGTGTGGGGGCTGGGCAGCGTCGACGGCACGAGCCGGGCCGACCTCGCCGTGCTCGCGCCGGTGGTGGCCGCGGGGCTCGCGGTGGCGGCGCTGTCGGTCAAGCCGCTCAACGCGCTCCTGCTCGGGGAGGCGCACGCGCGCAGCGTCGGGGTGCCGGTGCGGCGGCTGCGGGCGGCCGTGGTGCTCGCGGTCGCGCTCCTGGGTGGCGGCGTCACCGCGTTCTGCGGGCCGATCGCGTTCGTCGGGATCGCGGTGCCGCACCTGGCCCGTCTGCTCGTCGACACCTCCGACCACCGGGCGCTGCTGCCCGTCACCGCGCTCGTCGGGGCGGCCGTCGTGCTGGCCTGCGTGGTGGTGGGGCACCCGCCGGGCACCGAGGTCGTGGTGCCGCTGAACGTCGTGACGTCGCTGGTCGGGGCCCCGGTGGTGATCGCCGTGCTGCTGCGCAGCAGGCGGTTCGCGGTCGCGCTCTCGTGAGCGGCGGCGCCGTGATCGTCCTGGACGGGCTGTCCGTCGGCCACCGGGTGGGTCGGCGGCGGCCGCCCCGCACCGTGCTGGCCGGCGTGTCGGCCCGGGCCGGCGCCGGTGAGCTGACCGTGCTGGTCGGCCCGAACGGCACCGGGAAGTCCACTCTGCTCCACACGGTGGCCGGCCTCCTCCCGCCGCTCGCAGGCACCGCGTCCCTGGACGGAGCCGACCTCACGGCCCTGCCGCCCGCGGAGCGCGCCCGGCGGCTCGCCGTGGTGCTCACCGAGCGCGTCGAGGCGGGCCTCCTGTCGGTCGAGGACCTCGTCGCGCTCGGCCGCCACCCGCACACCGGCCCGACCGGCGCGCTGCGCGACACCGACCGGAAGGTGGTGGCCGCGGCCGTCGACGCCGCCGGGGCCGCGCACCTCGCCGGGCGGCGGGTGGCGGAGCTGTCCGACGGCGAGCGCCAGCGCGTCCTCGTCGCCCGTGCGCTCGCCCAGGAGCCCGCGGTGCTGCTGCTGGACGAGCCGACGGCGTTCCTCGACGTGTCCGCTCGCGTCGGGCTGCTCGGACTGCTGCGCAGGCTCGCCCGCGAGGACGGGCTCTGCGTGCTGGTGTCCACCCACGACCTGGAGCCCGCGCTGCGGGTCGCCGACCAGGTGTGGCTCCTCGACCGCGCCGGCGGGTTGCGCACCGGGCCGCCCGAGGCGCTCGTGGCCGACGGTTCGATCGCCGAGGTGTTCGACGGGCCGGGGCTGGCGTTCGACCCGGCCGCCGGTGCGTTCACGGTGCGCCCGGCCAAGGGCGGGAGACCGGTCAGGGTGGCCGCTCCCGAACCGGAGGCGGCGCTCGTGGCCCGGCTCCTCACGCGCGAGGGGTGGGCCGTGGGCCGGGAGGGCGGCGCGGTGGTGACCCGGACCGCCCCCGGCCGCTTCACCGCCGTCGACGGCGGAGGCGCGACGGTCGAGGGGATGGGCTGGGCCGAGCTGGCGGCATGGGCGCGGCGCGGGGGCCGTCAGCGCGTGGCGTAGCGGTCGAGCGCGGCCGCGACGTGGGCGCGCATCGTGTCGCTGCCCGTGTGGCCCGAGTCCTCGACGATCACCAGCTCCGCGTCCGGCCACGCGCGCGCCAGCTCCCACGCCGTGCGCGGCGGGCCGCCCATGTCCAGGCGGCCGTGCACGAGGAACCCGGGGATGCCGGCGAGGCGGCCCGCGTCGCGCAGCAGCACACCGTCGGCCAGCCAGACGCCGTGGGAGAAGAAGTGGGTGCAGATGCGGACGAAGGCCAGCTGGGCGAGCGGCGGGCGGTCGCCGTAGGCGCCGGTGCGGGCGTTCGGCTCGGCCGAGATGACGGCGTCCTCCCAGGCGAGCCAGTCCCGGGTGGCCCGTTCGCGGACGGCGGGGTCGGGGTGCGACACCAGGCGCGCGTACGCCGCGACGAGGTCGCCGTCGCGTTCGGCGGGCGGCACACCGTCGCGGAAGCGTTCCCACGCCTCCGGGTAGAAGCGCCCGACGCCGCGGTAGAGCCAGTCGATCTCCGACCGCCGGGTGGTCGTGACGCTCGCGATCACGATCTCCGAGACCCGGTGCGGGTACTGCTGGGCGTAGGCGAGGATCAGCGTGGAGCCCCACGAGCCGCCGTGCATCAGCCAGCGGTCGATGCCGAGGTGTTCGCGCAACCGTTCCATGTCGGCGATCAGGTGCGCGGTGGTGTTCACCGCGAGGTCGGTGGTGGGGTCGCTCGCGTGCGGGGTGCTGCGGCCGCAGCCGCGCTGGTCGAACAGCACCACCCGGTAGTGGTCCGGGTCGAACGCGCGCCGGTGGCCGGGCGTGCACCCGGAGCCGGGCCCGCCGTGCACGACGAGCGCCGGCTTGCCGTCCGGGTTGCCGCAGGTCTCCCAGTAGACGTGGTTGCCGTCGCCCACGTCGAGCATCCCGTGGTCGTACGGCTCGATGGGCGGGTGCACGACGGGGACGCTAGTGCTGCCCGCCGGAGCGGAGCGGAGGCAGGTCAACGCCGCCGAGCGGCGAACAGGATGTACGTGCCGCCGTCGCGCGCCCCCGGCTCGGCGCAGGCGGCGATCTCGTGCTCGAGGAAGCGGCGCCAGCGCTCGCGGTCGGCGGCGACGTGGGCGAGCGGGCCGGGGTCGCCTGCCGACGCCCAGTTGCTCGCGCTGCCGTCGACGAGCTCCCCGCCGGCCTCGTCGACGAGGGCCACCACGTCCGACCACCGGTATCTGCGTTCGCCGGTCTCCGCTCGCCCGTCGATGCCGGGCGGGTGGTGGCGCCACGACCCGAGCAGCGAGACCACCGAGGCCAGGACGATCCCGTCCGGTGCGACGATGCGCAGCAGCTCGCGCAGGACCCCGATGGCGCAGGCGGGCACGGTCGAGAGCAGGCCCCCGTAGGCGAGCACCGCGTCGAACTCGCCGTCGGCGTACCGGCTCACGTCCGTGGCGTCGAGCACCTCGCGCCGCAGCACGCTGCGTTCGGCCGGGGTGGCGCGCACCCTGCGCTCGTGGGCGGCCAGCCGGGCGGACGACGGGTCGGTGACCACGACGCGGCAGCCCCTGGCCGCCAGCTCCGTGGTGAACCGGTCGGCGCCGGCCCCGATCTCCAGCACGCGCGCGCCGCGCGGGACGAACCGGCGCAGGAACCGGCGGTGGACCTCCCGGCTCACCCGGTGGCCCGCGTCGGAGTCCGGACGGCCCCACCCCTGCTCGCCCAGCCGGTCGAAGTGCTTGCGCACCGCCCCCACCGCCGCACTGTGATCCACGGGATCGACGATGGAGGGACCCGCCTGAGCTCACTCTCAGTTCACACCGGAGGAAATTCCGCTCTGACGCCGAGCAGACGTACCGGACGCCGGGAACCGAACAGCTCGAGCACGTCGAGGGCGGCCGCGGCGAACCGGTCGGCGTCGGTGGTGGGTGCGTCGAGCGTGGCGCTGCGCGTGTAGGTCGAGAACGGTGCGTAGCGGATCTTCACCGCCACCCGTACGGCGGGCCGGTCCGCGCGAGAGATCTCGGCGGCCACCCGGCGGGCGAGCGCGGCGACCTCGGTGCGGACGTCGGCCCAGTCGGTGAGGTTCTCCTGGAACGTCGTCTCGTGGCTGCGCGAGCGCGGCACCCAGGGGGTGCCCTCCACCACGGCGCGGCCGATCCCGCGGCCGAGCTGGACGTACCAGGGGCCCAGCGCGGGCCCCAGCTCGGCGGCGAGTGCCGCCGGGTCGGCGGCGGCGAGCTCCCGCACGGTGGCGATGCCGCGGTCGGCGAGCTTGCGTGCGGTCTTCGTGCCGATGCCCCACAGTGCCTGGGTGGGGCGGTCGAACATCACCTCGGCCCAGTTCGCGGCCGTCAGGCGGTACACGCCGTCGCCGGTGCCGGGCTTGGCGAACTCGGTCGCGAGCTTGGCGCGCAACATGTTGTCGCCCACGCCGATCGAGCAGTGCAGCCGGGTGCGCTCGAGGACGTCGGCCCGGATCGTGCGTGCAACGGCCTCCGGGTCGTCGGTCTCGGCGCCGACGAACGCCTCGTCCCACCCCATCACCTCGACGACCACGCCGGGCCGGGCCCGCAACGTCGCCATGACCTCCTCGGAGACCTCCTCGTAGTGCGCGTTGTCGGCCGGCAGGAACACCGCGTCCGGGCAGCGCTTCGCCGCCGTGCGCAGGGGCATCCCGGATCGCACCCCGAACCTTCGGGCCTCGTAGGACGCGGTGGCCACCACGGCCCGCTGTGTCGGGTCGCCCTTCCCGCCCACGACGACGGGCCGCCCGGCCAGCTCCGGGTGGCGCAGGACCTCGACCGCGGCCAGGAACTGGTCCAGGTCGACGTGCAGCACCCAGTAGGCCACCCCATCAGTGTGCCGTGACCTGCCGACTCCGCCGGATGACCTAAGGTGATCGACCGACCCCGGATCCCGGGGCACGGGGGAACCGGGAGGTCGCGTGAAGAGCCCTCGCGCAGTCGGGTGGGCCGCCGCGGCCGTCGTCGCGGCCGTCGCCACCGCGGGTGCCGCCTCGCTGGCCCCGGGGCAGGGGACTCCGGCCGCGTCCGTGGCGCCGCAGGCGATCTCTCCGGCAGCGGTACCGGCGGGCCACGCCACGTTCACGGTGCTCCTGGACGGCCCGGCGGCGCGTGACGGCGTGGTCGCCGGGATCGAGGCCGCGGGCGGGCACCTGCTGCGGGAGAACACGGCCGTCAGCGCGCTCGTGGTGGACGCCCCGCCGGCGGGGTTCGTCGAGCGGGTGTCGGCGATCGAGGGCGTCTTCGGCGCGACGCGCGGCCACGTGCTCGGCAGGGCCGGCTCCGCGCCGGTGGCGCCCCACCCGGGGGCCGCGGCCGCCGCCGACCCGGCGGCGGCCGGGCCCGCGGGGCTCGACCCGCTCGACACGCGCCTGTGGGGCCTGTCCATGGTCCGGGCGGACGCCGTGCGGGCCGTGCAGCCGGGTGACCGGCGCGTGCTGGTCGGCATCCTCGACACCGGTGTCGACGGGAGCAACCCCGACATCGCCCCGAACCTCGACGTGGGGCTGTCGCGCAACTTCGTCACCGACATCCCGACCGACCCGACCGGTGGGGAGCTGGACGGCCCGTGCGAGTTCGACGGCTGCGTCGACCCGCCCGACCACGACGGCGGCGGCCACGGCACCCACGTCGCGGGCACGGTCGCCGCGGCTGCGAACGGGTCCGGCCTGTCCGGGGTGGCGCCCAACGTGACGCTGGTGAACATCCGGGCGGGGCAGGACGCCGGCCTGTTCTTCCTCCAGCCGGTGATCGACGCCCTCACCTACG
This window harbors:
- a CDS encoding class I SAM-dependent methyltransferase; translated protein: MDHSAAVGAVRKHFDRLGEQGWGRPDSDAGHRVSREVHRRFLRRFVPRGARVLEIGAGADRFTTELAARGCRVVVTDPSSARLAAHERRVRATPAERSVLRREVLDATDVSRYADGEFDAVLAYGGLLSTVPACAIGVLRELLRIVAPDGIVLASVVSLLGSWRHHPPGIDGRAETGERRYRWSDVVALVDEAGGELVDGSASNWASAGDPGPLAHVAADRERWRRFLEHEIAACAEPGARDGGTYILFAARRR
- a CDS encoding ABC transporter ATP-binding protein, whose protein sequence is MSGGAVIVLDGLSVGHRVGRRRPPRTVLAGVSARAGAGELTVLVGPNGTGKSTLLHTVAGLLPPLAGTASLDGADLTALPPAERARRLAVVLTERVEAGLLSVEDLVALGRHPHTGPTGALRDTDRKVVAAAVDAAGAAHLAGRRVAELSDGERQRVLVARALAQEPAVLLLDEPTAFLDVSARVGLLGLLRRLAREDGLCVLVSTHDLEPALRVADQVWLLDRAGGLRTGPPEALVADGSIAEVFDGPGLAFDPAAGAFTVRPAKGGRPVRVAAPEPEAALVARLLTREGWAVGREGGAVVTRTAPGRFTAVDGGGATVEGMGWAELAAWARRGGRQRVA
- a CDS encoding FecCD family ABC transporter permease, coding for MTRRRVLLSATGAVAVVLFVLAVALGPVSVPPVDTLRVLTGASPSDPRWSVLIGTVRFPRAVTAALAGAALGVAGALVQTLFRNPLADPYVLGVSSGAGLGVALSLAAVGGSAGASFAEGLAGVGRLGAVGAAAVGAAAVLGLVLLLARWVRSVVTLLVVGVMVGAATTAVVSLVLAWSDPRIAQQFVVWGLGSVDGTSRADLAVLAPVVAAGLAVAALSVKPLNALLLGEAHARSVGVPVRRLRAAVVLAVALLGGGVTAFCGPIAFVGIAVPHLARLLVDTSDHRALLPVTALVGAAVVLACVVVGHPPGTEVVVPLNVVTSLVGAPVVIAVLLRSRRFAVALS
- a CDS encoding DNA polymerase IV; this encodes MAYWVLHVDLDQFLAAVEVLRHPELAGRPVVVGGKGDPTQRAVVATASYEARRFGVRSGMPLRTAAKRCPDAVFLPADNAHYEEVSEEVMATLRARPGVVVEVMGWDEAFVGAETDDPEAVARTIRADVLERTRLHCSIGVGDNMLRAKLATEFAKPGTGDGVYRLTAANWAEVMFDRPTQALWGIGTKTARKLADRGIATVRELAAADPAALAAELGPALGPWYVQLGRGIGRAVVEGTPWVPRSRSHETTFQENLTDWADVRTEVAALARRVAAEISRADRPAVRVAVKIRYAPFSTYTRSATLDAPTTDADRFAAAALDVLELFGSRRPVRLLGVRAEFPPV
- the pip gene encoding prolyl aminopeptidase, which produces MHPPIEPYDHGMLDVGDGNHVYWETCGNPDGKPALVVHGGPGSGCTPGHRRAFDPDHYRVVLFDQRGCGRSTPHASDPTTDLAVNTTAHLIADMERLREHLGIDRWLMHGGSWGSTLILAYAQQYPHRVSEIVIASVTTTRRSEIDWLYRGVGRFYPEAWERFRDGVPPAERDGDLVAAYARLVSHPDPAVRERATRDWLAWEDAVISAEPNARTGAYGDRPPLAQLAFVRICTHFFSHGVWLADGVLLRDAGRLAGIPGFLVHGRLDMGGPPRTAWELARAWPDAELVIVEDSGHTGSDTMRAHVAAALDRYATR
- a CDS encoding S8 family serine peptidase, which produces MKSPRAVGWAAAAVVAAVATAGAASLAPGQGTPAASVAPQAISPAAVPAGHATFTVLLDGPAARDGVVAGIEAAGGHLLRENTAVSALVVDAPPAGFVERVSAIEGVFGATRGHVLGRAGSAPVAPHPGAAAAADPAAAGPAGLDPLDTRLWGLSMVRADAVRAVQPGDRRVLVGILDTGVDGSNPDIAPNLDVGLSRNFVTDIPTDPTGGELDGPCEFDGCVDPPDHDGGGHGTHVAGTVAAAANGSGLSGVAPNVTLVNIRAGQDAGLFFLQPVIDALTYGADIGLDVINMSFYVDPWRYNCIDNPADPPEARIEQRTTVEAMNRALEYAHARGVTLVGSLGNENEDLGRPGQDTSSPNHPPGSEYARPVDNATCSDLPVEGPHVIGVSAVGPRGEKAEYSNYGVEQVSLAAPGGNNGIGGTEDMILSSYPRSVLQRDGDVDAAGEITQKGTASGVQKVCGAPNGACGYYAYLQGTSMAAPHVTGVAALVVSRGGVPDPQRPGGLTMAPDEVERALVESAHETGCPVAAPPTAPCEGSPAFNGYYGNGIVDAVAALDRAAR